The genomic window GCGGTCGATGAGCTCGGGGGTGAGTTTGCCGTCGGGGGCGTCGACCGTCAGGAGCTTGATGCCACCGACCCGCTCCGGCGCGCCGCCCTCGTCGGAGTTGATGTGCGCGGTCGACGCCGAGATGACGGCACCCCAGCGCGGGAGCATGGACTGCAGGCCGACGACGTTCGCGCCGGTGCCGTTGAAGACGGGGAACACGGCGACGTCACGGCCGAAGTGATCCGCGAAGACCTCGTGCAGCCGACGGGTGTAGTCGTCCTCGCCGTAGGCGATCTGGTGGCCGCCGTTGGCCGCCGCGAGGGCGTCGAGGATCTCGGGGTGGACGCCGGAGTAGTTGTCGGAGGCGAAGCCGCGGATGCTGGTGTCATGCAGAGAATCGGTCACTGATCCATCCTCGCGCATGCCACACGCAGCTTCCGTGCATCGCGGGCCGACTTCCTGCGCGTCCGACCCGGTGTCGTCGGTCTCCCCACCTCAGGAGTGTCTCGGCGTGGCGGCCGGTGCGCGCGGCCGACACGCCGGGACACTCCTGAGTTAGGGGACTGGGAAACGAGGTCAGTCGGCGGCGTGACGCGGGCCGTCGGAGGAGGGGACGCTCTCCTCGGGCACGGCGTCGATCGCGGCGTCGATGTCGGCGTGCGCACCGGGCTCCGGCTCCGCGTCCGGGGTCTCCTGCGCCAGCGCGTGCTCGTAGGCGAGCGCGTGCACGGCGATCGAGGAGGCGACGGCGGCCTGCTGCTCGTCCTCGGCGGAGGGCTGAGCCGGCTGCTCGGCCGCGAGCGCGGCGGCCTGTTCTGGCGTCAGCCGGGCGTCCTGGTCCTCCTCGTCCTCATCGACGAGGTCGAGCACGATGGGGTCGTCGCCGTAGATGTCGCCCGCCGGGTCGCCCGCGAGCGGGGCCGGCGCGGGGAGGCGCTGCTCGGCGTCGAGGAACTGCTTGGCCTCGAAGGCACCCGGGTTGAAGACCTCGTCGATCCCGCCGAGCCCGCTCATGCCTTGAGCGCTTCCGACAGTTTGACCCGGCCGCCCATCTTGAGCAGCGAGTTCTCGTAGATCCGCGAGCCGACGAGGATGACGAGCGCCGCCGTGATCGCGAGGATCAGCAGGGACAGGATCGGCTCCCACCACTGCGCCGAGCCGACGAAGAGACGGACGGGCATGCCCACGGCTGCCGAGAACGGCACGTAGGACATGATCGTCATCACCACCGGGTTGTCGTTGAAGAAGATGACGGCGAAGTACGGGATCATGATCAGCATCGTAATCGGGGTCGTCGTCGAACCGATGTCCTCTTGACGTGAGACCAGGGAGCCGGCGGCGGCGAAGAGTGCGGCCAGCAGGATGAAGCCGAGCACGAAGAACACCACGAACCAGACGACCGGGGTCCCGAGGCCTCCGAGCAGCTCCGTCTGGCCCGTCACCGTCAGCCCGATCACCGACAGCGCAGCGATCGCCAGGATCTGCCCGAACGCCAGGATGCTGTTGCCGAGCACCTTGCCGGCGAGGAGCGCCTTCACGGGGATGGCGGACATGAGGATCTCGACGACGCGGGTCTGCTTCTCCTCGACGACGCTCTGCGCGATCGACGCCCCGAAGGTGGTGGCGGAGACGAAGAACACGAGACCGAACCCGAGCGACACGATGTACAGCAGGAAGCCGGCGGAGCCGTCGGCGTCGGGATCGAGGATGGTGACCTGCGGCTGCGCGCTCAGCTGCATGATGAGCGTGTTGGAGGCCTCGGAGTCGAAGATGACCTGGACGCCGGTGGGGTTGTCGTCGGTGGCCGGTGCGATCGCCGCCTCGACGTCGCCCGACTTCACGAGGGCTTCAGCGGCGGCGACGTCGGCCGCCTCGGTCACGTCGAAGGTCTTGCCGTCGACCAGTCCCGCACCCGCGTTCCCGACGACCGCGACCTTCGTGGTCTCCGAGGCGGTGTTCTTCGCGAGGAACCCGCCGACGACGATGCCGGCGAGGATCACGAGGAGGAGGATGCCCGTCGAGATGAGGAACGTCTTGCTGCGCAGGCGCATCCTGACCTCGCGCTCGGCGACGAGACCGATGCTCTGCACGAGGCTGGGGGAGGCCGGGCCGGAGCGACGACGACCGGCGGGCTGGATCGGGGACTCGGTTGCCGTGGTCACTGGATGACCTCCTTGAAGATCTGGGCGAGGGTGGGTCGGAGGGGGGCGAAGCTCGTGACGTCGCCCTGGGTCAGCGCCTCACGGAGCACGGCCTGCGCCGCCTGGGCGTCGTCGGCGTCGAAGAGGGCGTAGCCGCCGTCGAAGTCGACGACGGAGATCCCCGGGCGCTCGCGCAGCCACCCGGTGTCTGCCGCGGTGAGCAGCTCGTAGCGGTTGCCGGCGTGGGCTTCGCGGAGTGACTCGCGCGAGCCTGAGGCGCGGATCCTGCCACCGGCGATGATCACGAGGTCGTCGCAGAGGCGCTCCACGATGTCGAGCTGGTGACTGGAGAACAGGACGGGGGAGCCGTCTGCGGCGAACTCGCTGAGCACACCGACGACCACGTCGACCGCCATCGGGTCGAGGCCGGAGAACGGCTCGTCGAGGACGAGGACGTCGGGGTGGTGGACGAGCGCCGCGGCGATCTGCGCCCGCTGCTGGTTGCCGAGCGACAGGCTCTCGAGGGCGTCGTTCCGGCGCTCGCCGAGGCCGAGGCGCTCGAGCAGTTCGCCGGCGTTGCGCTTGGCGGCGTGGGTCGTGAACCCGTGGAGACGGGCCAGGTAGACGAGCTGTTCCTCGACCCGCATCTTCGGGTACAGGCCGCGCTCCTCCGGCATGTAGCCGAACCGGCGGCGGTCCTCCGGGGTGAGCGGGGTGCCGTCGAGCGTGACGGTTCCTGCGTTCGCGGCGAGGACACCGAGCAGGATGCGCATCGTCGTCGTCTTGCCGGCG from Plantibacter flavus includes these protein-coding regions:
- a CDS encoding ABC transporter ATP-binding protein; this encodes MLELSHIDKSYGERKVLDDVSFQVAPGRMTGFVGGNGAGKTTTMRILLGVLAANAGTVTLDGTPLTPEDRRRFGYMPEERGLYPKMRVEEQLVYLARLHGFTTHAAKRNAGELLERLGLGERRNDALESLSLGNQQRAQIAAALVHHPDVLVLDEPFSGLDPMAVDVVVGVLSEFAADGSPVLFSSHQLDIVERLCDDLVIIAGGRIRASGSRESLREAHAGNRYELLTAADTGWLRERPGISVVDFDGGYALFDADDAQAAQAVLREALTQGDVTSFAPLRPTLAQIFKEVIQ
- a CDS encoding ABC transporter permease, which produces MTTATESPIQPAGRRRSGPASPSLVQSIGLVAEREVRMRLRSKTFLISTGILLLVILAGIVVGGFLAKNTASETTKVAVVGNAGAGLVDGKTFDVTEAADVAAAEALVKSGDVEAAIAPATDDNPTGVQVIFDSEASNTLIMQLSAQPQVTILDPDADGSAGFLLYIVSLGFGLVFFVSATTFGASIAQSVVEEKQTRVVEILMSAIPVKALLAGKVLGNSILAFGQILAIAALSVIGLTVTGQTELLGGLGTPVVWFVVFFVLGFILLAALFAAAGSLVSRQEDIGSTTTPITMLIMIPYFAVIFFNDNPVVMTIMSYVPFSAAVGMPVRLFVGSAQWWEPILSLLILAITAALVILVGSRIYENSLLKMGGRVKLSEALKA